The sequence below is a genomic window from Qipengyuania flava.
GGTGGCGGCCATCGAAACGCAGGTCCTGCCACTCGCTGAGCGCGGCCGCTACCCCGGCTATTACAGCCAGGATGTCTTCTATGACGCGCCGGGCACCTACCACCTGTTCAACACCTGCAACCAGTGGACGAGCGACACGCTGGCCGCTGCCGGTGTTCGGGTCGGATCCTGGACCCCGCTGGCGGGCGGTGTCATGCAATGGATACCTAACCATTCGCTCGACAAGCCCCTGTAGCAGAGCCTAAAAGCGCCGCCATGCGCGACGCTTCCGAGCAGCCGATCGATGGGCCCGATTCGAGTGCCCCTGCATCGGCGGACCATCCGCTGGTAACCCGTCGCCGATCGCTGGCGAAGGCAATCTCGTGGCGCATTGTCGGCTCGCTCGACACGCTGCTGATCTCGTTCCTGCTGATCACCTATCTCGGCCCGGTCTTCGGGCTTGAACACAGCCCGTCCGAAGCGCTTGGCACGGCCAGCCTGATCGCCTTTGCCGAGGTCGTCACCAAGATGATCCTCTACTACTTCCACGAGCGTTTCTGGGAATGGAACCGCTGGGGAACGTCTCTCAGCGGGCAACGCCGCAAGGAAAGCTATTCGCGCAGTACCACCAAGACCGCGACCTGGCGTATCCTCGCCTCGCTCGACACTATGCTGCTCGCGTGGATATTCACCGGCAATATCGCCACGGCCGCCTCAATCGGGGGCCTGGAAGTGGTGACCAAGCTGATCCTCTACTTCTTCCACGAGCGGGTCTGGGCCAATATCGGCTACGGCATCGTGGCGCGCGAACCGGCTCCTGTTTCAGGCGAGCCCGCCGAAGCCCGATCGGC
It includes:
- a CDS encoding DUF2061 domain-containing protein, whose translation is MRDASEQPIDGPDSSAPASADHPLVTRRRSLAKAISWRIVGSLDTLLISFLLITYLGPVFGLEHSPSEALGTASLIAFAEVVTKMILYYFHERFWEWNRWGTSLSGQRRKESYSRSTTKTATWRILASLDTMLLAWIFTGNIATAASIGGLEVVTKLILYFFHERVWANIGYGIVAREPAPVSGEPAEARSA